GCACCACCACATGACAATGCAAAGCTTGAAATGGTGAAACTTATTAGTGAGGCGGCAGCAAAAGGTATTCGTATTGTGCCGGTAGCCTGTAGTGGTACAGATAAAGAAACTGAATTTATTATGCGTTCAATAGCATTGGCTACGGATGGCACTTATTTATTTTTGACAGATGATAGTGGTATCGGCGATAGTCATATAAAGCCGACTACGGATGAGTTTACAGTTGAGCTACTTAACGATCTTTTGCAACGGATCATTGAACAAATGTGTTATGTAAACAGTTGCGAAACAAAAACCGGCTTGCCTGAACCTGTTTCAACTTTTCCCAATCCAGAAAAAATAAAAGTATTTCCCAATCCAACAAAGGGCAATGTTTCATTGGAAACTAATAAAGAATTAAAAGAAATAGCTGTTGCCGATTTTACAGGCAAGATATTATTACATAGAGATGCACAAACAGCAAAAGGCAGTTACAGTTTTGATCTTTCACAGTTTCCGGCCGGTACTTATTTTATTAAATATGTTACCAATGAAAATAGATCAGGGGCTGAAAAAGTGTTGTTGATACGATAGCGCCAATATAAAATACATCCCTTTTGAAAAAACAAAAAGCCTCCACCCAAAGGTGGAGACTTTTGTTTTAAGACCTCTCTTTTGTTCTTGGTTATTGCTTTGTTACCTTCTTGATCATACTTCCTTGCGATGAAATTAATTGTATTGCATAATTTCCACGAGGCAATGATGATAATTCGTCTATTGAAATATAATTTGTTCCTTTTGATAATTGAATGTTTCTTGAGCTAAGCACTCTGCCTGTAACATCCAATACTTTTGCTGTTGCTATCTCACTCTTTGTAGTAGAAAGACTGATGTTAACATAGCTTGTAAATGGATTTGGAGAAACTGCAAAACCACTTGATACATTATTCAATTTAACTGCTATAATTCTTGAGTAGTTTACTTTTCCATCAGCATCAACCTGTGCCAGGCGATAATACACTACAGCATCTTTTGCATCAGCAACATCATCGGTTGCAGTATAAGTATGTTGTATAGCAGTTGTTCCGTTTCCTGCAATGGTAGCAACGGTTCCAAATGTTTTACCATCTTCACTTCTTTGTACAAAATATTGTTTACAATTATTTTCCAAAGATGTTGTCCAATCAATGATTGTTTTGTCTCCTGACAATGAAACCATAAAGTTGGTTAAGCTAACCGGTAACGGACCTCCTTGTGGATCAATGATCGCAGTACCATCATCTATCGATTGTACGTTGGCATCAGAATAAGCTACTACTCTTGCTACGTTCACAATGGGAGGAACAGAAGCTCCGCCTGAAGGAATATTTACTCTTACTTTGAATTGAACATTGAAAGAATCGTTATCGGCTAAAGTACCACCAACAGATTTGGTAGCGCCGCTCCCTACTCTAAAACGAACAATTTTGTAAGATCCGCTCACAATATATTCAGCCTGGTCATCACCCGATGCATCTGTTAACGCACCTGCTGAAAGCCCCGGAGAAAAATTCATTTGTAGTGTACCGGGAATATAAGTAACTGTGCTAGGCAAAGTGTCTGTGATCACAGTAAGATTTGCGTTACCTACACCGGTGTTTTTACCTTTTAAAGTATACGTAAGTGCTTCACCCGCCTGAGCAATGTGATTGTTGTTTGAATCAGATACTGTTTTATCTAAGTATGGGTTAGGATCTTTTGTTTTAATTACAAAAGTGAACATACCGGGATAATATTGATCAGATTCTGTTCTGAAAGCCAATGTTACACTTTGGTCGTTTGGATGGATGTCAAAACCTGTGCCTACATAAAACTGGTCAATATCCAACGCCATTTGATTAAAATAATCAGGATTTTTTGTGTGTACAAAAGCTCCGTTATCAGTTATGCTGCCATTAAAAATATTGTTAGAAGGATTGAATGTATTTGAAATATAATGTTGGTTAACACGTAAAGAATCACCTGTTAAATTAGCATCACCTTCCCACGATAATACACCCATTTTAGCATCTGTTAAGCTAAGAGAGCCGGAGGGAACGTTTAATCCTGATAATGTTACAGATGTAGAAGTAGGAGAACCACCGTTGAATACCTGCATAAAACCATCGTATACACGAACACTGTTGTAGTAGGTATATGCAGTTGTATTTTCATAAGCCACTACAACACACCAGCCACCGTATGCACCACCTGATACATTATCTCCCTGGCTAAGAGGAATATTACCTACTGTATAGGTACCGCTACCGTTAGTTTGTACTAAAGCAGTGATATCTACGTAAGCCTGGTAGGTATACAAAGGGTTGCTTCCTGAACCGGCAACATAATCCATATGATCTGCTTTGTATTGGTAGTAACCGGCATTGGTAGCATATTTTATTTTTATTTTTTGATTCGCTGTATCTGTTATATCGGCTGTGTTTTGAGTAACACGACCGCCCCAGTACAAACGGGCAAATTTTATATTATTGGTACCTGCAGGTAAAGATAGATCTGCAGAAGATGAATTGGTAGTAGCTGAACCTGCGCCGCTGTTTCCATCAACATCAATTACCAGCATATTAGAGTTGTCGTTACCTGAATTACTTCCGCCATTGGAACGGGTTGCGTTCATTTTGGCAGTATCAACGGTAGTATTATCACTTTTGTAAATTGCCATTAAGGTATTACCGAACATGGCTGCGGAGCCTTTTATATTGTCGGAATAAGCAATGGTGTAATTGCGCTGCGCTATAGATGAAACAGACAACAGCAAAGTGAGTGCGGTTAAAATTTTAATTTGCTTAGAGCAAACTAAGTGGGTAAAACTTTTCATGATTAAAGAGGTTTAAAATGATTAAGTAAAAAGCAATGATAACCGGCTAATCACGAGGTTTTATTGGAGCCTTAGTTGCTCAAAAGATATAAGATGAGATTACAAAAAAAGAGAGAAAATCAAAAGTTATTGGAGATGTTTCAGAGTTGGAACTAATGTTCCGGGTTCAGGTAGTAGTTGATTGTAAGTACAGCAAAGATAGATATTTTTTGATAAATCGCAACCTTTTTTTTGAAAATTTGTAAAATTTGACAACCAATATTCCCAAAAAAGTTTAATTATATGATTGATAATGAGAAAAATAGGGTATGCCTGGACGTTATAAAAAATGTAGTAAAAAAAATCTTTTAAAATGGAATGTTATGTTGCAATGAAGAAAATAAAAATAAAAAAACATAGACAGTTAAGCCTATGTTTATTATTATATGAGAATAAAAATTAAAATCTTCTTTCTCTTGATGCAGATGGTCTGCTTCGGTTGCCACGTTCATCAGATGGTTTTCTAAAACCGCCATCCGCTTCATTCATTCTTACCGCTCGACCATTATATCTTTTTCCATCAAGACTTTTGATCATCTTACTGGCAACAGATTTATCTACTTCTACCCAGCTATTCATTTCCTTCATATCAATTCTGCCCAACACTTCTTTTTTCAAATTACTTTCATCTAAAATAAATTGTAAAAAGCTTGCTTTGTAAAAACCATCTTTAGTGCCTACATTAATAAATAAGCGGGTATAGCCGGAATCGCCACGTTGACCATAATTGCCTCTATCTCTTCTGCCATTGCTCGGACCCGCTTCTCTGAAATTATTTTGACGCTTATCTCTGAAATCACTACGTACATTCAGATCTTCTGCATTTTCATAATATTTTAGAAAATGATCAAATTCTAAAGCGGCTACACGTTGTAATACTTCTTCTTTGCTGACACTAGCAAACTTTTCCTGCAGATCGCCCAGGTAAGTTTCATAATCGCCATGCGAAGTATCGGCTTGCATTAATTTATCCATGAAATGGAAAAACTGCCTGCGGCAAACTTCTTTACCTGTTGGAATATCCAGCTTATGAAAAATTGAATTTATCATTCGCTCCAACTGCTTTATCTTAAAGGTCTCTTTAACATGGCAGATGGAAATACAGATACCGCTTTTACCTGCACGGGCAGTACGACCGCTACGGTGCGTATAAACTTCTATATCATCGGGTAATTCGTAATTGATGACATGTGTTATCCCATCTACGTCAATACCTCTTGCCGCTACATCGGTAGCAATTAGTAGTTGTAAACTTTTTTGACGGAAACG
The Ferruginibacter albus DNA segment above includes these coding regions:
- a CDS encoding T9SS type A sorting domain-containing protein, with translation MKSFTHLVCSKQIKILTALTLLLSVSSIAQRNYTIAYSDNIKGSAAMFGNTLMAIYKSDNTTVDTAKMNATRSNGGSNSGNDNSNMLVIDVDGNSGAGSATTNSSSADLSLPAGTNNIKFARLYWGGRVTQNTADITDTANQKIKIKYATNAGYYQYKADHMDYVAGSGSNPLYTYQAYVDITALVQTNGSGTYTVGNIPLSQGDNVSGGAYGGWCVVVAYENTTAYTYYNSVRVYDGFMQVFNGGSPTSTSVTLSGLNVPSGSLSLTDAKMGVLSWEGDANLTGDSLRVNQHYISNTFNPSNNIFNGSITDNGAFVHTKNPDYFNQMALDIDQFYVGTGFDIHPNDQSVTLAFRTESDQYYPGMFTFVIKTKDPNPYLDKTVSDSNNNHIAQAGEALTYTLKGKNTGVGNANLTVITDTLPSTVTYIPGTLQMNFSPGLSAGALTDASGDDQAEYIVSGSYKIVRFRVGSGATKSVGGTLADNDSFNVQFKVRVNIPSGGASVPPIVNVARVVAYSDANVQSIDDGTAIIDPQGGPLPVSLTNFMVSLSGDKTIIDWTTSLENNCKQYFVQRSEDGKTFGTVATIAGNGTTAIQHTYTATDDVADAKDAVVYYRLAQVDADGKVNYSRIIAVKLNNVSSGFAVSPNPFTSYVNISLSTTKSEIATAKVLDVTGRVLSSRNIQLSKGTNYISIDELSSLPRGNYAIQLISSQGSMIKKVTKQ
- a CDS encoding DEAD/DEAH box helicase, translated to MNAFEALGLNEQLVQAISDLGFENPTPIQEQAIPILLSGTMDFVGLAQTGTGKTAAFGLPLLQLMNVAEKHPQALIVCPTRELCLQITNDLASFTKHKKGLFTEAVYGGASITMQIRNLRKGVQVVVATPGRLIDLIERKAIDLQKVKYVVLDEADEMLNMGFRDDIDFVLKNTINRESIWLFSATMPPEVRAISKNFMENPKEVTVGKKNSGNVNIDHQYFVTSAHHRYETLKRLIDFNPGMYGIIFTRTKADAQEIAEKLVREGYEIEALHGDLTQQQRDKVMSRFRQKSLQLLIATDVAARGIDVDGITHVINYELPDDIEVYTHRSGRTARAGKSGICISICHVKETFKIKQLERMINSIFHKLDIPTGKEVCRRQFFHFMDKLMQADTSHGDYETYLGDLQEKFASVSKEEVLQRVAALEFDHFLKYYENAEDLNVRSDFRDKRQNNFREAGPSNGRRDRGNYGQRGDSGYTRLFINVGTKDGFYKASFLQFILDESNLKKEVLGRIDMKEMNSWVEVDKSVASKMIKSLDGKRYNGRAVRMNEADGGFRKPSDERGNRSRPSASRERRF